One uncultured Hyphomonas sp. genomic region harbors:
- a CDS encoding TonB-dependent receptor plug domain-containing protein, translating into MAVSHTLLSSFAALTAAGLTVFPAMAEPDAGTPVSAVSDYAPADFAQYNPQTALDMVNRIPGFSIQGDDDGSRGFGQASGNILINGQRVSGKSNGAEAALGRISATRVVRIEVVDGTTLDIPGLSGQVVNVTTDGEGGMSGTWRWKSRFRENLTPYFHEGVVTLSGGDERLNWSVEASSLPERGAHAGWETITAADGTLLERRKEDVTNIADNASVSGSLSWTPPSGVVANLNGRVGIYQFDRKEISKTFPVGGLEGRRLFLSGEDEWNAEFGGDYEFGFGPGRLKAIGLVRRENSPVKDSVRIGAVDGSDFSETRFSQTVDEGEYIGRGEYAWATGEGRDWQVSVENAFNFLEAETGLSIARDGQPFEIIPLPGANSRVEETRWEAAITHGRALTEVLRLQVSLGAEYSELTQSGDNTNAREFTRPRGFVSLSWQADPKLKLTARLDREVGQLDFFDFISSVNLNADNGNSGNAEIVPQQAWKWSLQAEKDFGAWGAATLNTYYSDIEDIVDRVPIGTGDGPGNLDTAWEIGVTLDTTLKLARLGIPGGELTSFAEVYDSEVTDPLTGEVRRINDSQLYYVNLEFRQDVPGTDWAWGAFAEKFERNPYYQLGESGIEASTPGYAYAFLEHKDVLGLTATLAVGNLLNQKDNFRREIYETSRLGPVASIEDRNRRFGPIAIFELRGTL; encoded by the coding sequence GTGGCTGTCAGCCATACCCTATTGTCGAGTTTTGCCGCCCTGACGGCAGCCGGTCTTACAGTATTCCCAGCCATGGCGGAGCCCGATGCCGGCACGCCCGTATCTGCCGTCAGCGATTATGCGCCGGCCGATTTCGCACAATACAATCCGCAAACCGCGCTGGACATGGTGAACCGGATCCCCGGCTTTTCCATCCAGGGCGATGATGACGGATCGCGCGGCTTCGGCCAGGCCAGCGGCAATATCCTGATCAATGGCCAACGCGTCTCCGGAAAATCAAACGGGGCCGAAGCGGCGCTCGGGCGGATTTCCGCCACGCGGGTTGTGCGCATCGAAGTCGTCGACGGCACCACGCTGGATATTCCCGGCCTCTCAGGACAGGTGGTGAATGTCACGACTGACGGGGAAGGGGGCATGTCCGGCACCTGGCGCTGGAAATCCCGCTTCCGGGAAAACCTGACGCCTTACTTTCATGAGGGCGTGGTCACCCTGTCCGGCGGCGATGAACGCCTGAACTGGAGCGTTGAGGCGAGCAGCCTGCCGGAACGCGGCGCGCATGCGGGTTGGGAAACCATCACGGCGGCCGATGGCACGCTGCTGGAACGCCGCAAGGAAGACGTGACCAATATTGCCGACAATGCATCCGTGTCCGGATCGCTCTCCTGGACACCGCCCAGCGGTGTGGTGGCGAACCTAAATGGCCGGGTCGGCATCTATCAGTTTGACCGGAAGGAAATTTCGAAGACCTTTCCTGTCGGCGGGCTGGAAGGCCGGCGCCTGTTCCTGAGCGGGGAGGATGAATGGAATGCCGAGTTCGGCGGGGATTATGAATTCGGCTTCGGGCCGGGCCGCCTGAAAGCGATCGGACTGGTCCGCCGAGAGAACAGCCCGGTGAAGGATTCCGTCCGCATCGGGGCGGTCGATGGGTCTGACTTCTCGGAAACGCGGTTCAGCCAGACCGTGGATGAGGGCGAATATATCGGCCGGGGCGAATATGCCTGGGCGACGGGTGAGGGGCGCGACTGGCAGGTCTCCGTCGAGAATGCGTTCAACTTCCTTGAGGCCGAAACCGGACTGAGCATCGCGCGGGACGGTCAGCCCTTCGAGATCATTCCGCTGCCGGGCGCAAACTCCCGCGTTGAGGAGACCCGCTGGGAAGCGGCCATCACGCATGGGCGCGCCCTGACCGAGGTGCTGCGGCTGCAGGTCTCTCTTGGGGCGGAATATTCGGAGCTCACCCAGTCGGGCGACAATACAAATGCACGGGAATTCACCCGGCCGCGGGGCTTTGTCAGCCTGTCCTGGCAGGCCGACCCGAAGCTGAAGCTGACGGCACGTCTCGACCGGGAAGTCGGCCAGCTCGATTTCTTCGACTTCATTTCCTCGGTGAATCTCAATGCCGACAATGGCAATTCCGGGAATGCCGAAATCGTGCCGCAACAGGCCTGGAAGTGGAGCCTGCAAGCGGAGAAGGATTTCGGTGCCTGGGGGGCGGCGACGCTGAACACCTATTATTCCGACATTGAAGACATCGTCGACCGGGTCCCGATCGGTACAGGCGACGGGCCGGGAAATCTCGACACGGCGTGGGAAATCGGCGTGACGCTCGACACAACGCTCAAGCTTGCCAGGCTGGGTATCCCCGGCGGTGAGCTGACGAGTTTTGCCGAAGTGTATGATTCCGAGGTCACCGACCCGCTGACCGGAGAGGTCCGCCGGATCAATGACAGCCAGCTCTATTATGTGAATCTGGAATTCCGTCAGGATGTTCCGGGAACGGACTGGGCCTGGGGCGCCTTTGCGGAGAAGTTCGAACGCAACCCTTATTACCAGCTTGGTGAAAGCGGCATCGAAGCTTCCACACCCGGCTATGCCTATGCGTTCCTGGAGCACAAGGATGTGCTGGGCCTGACGGCCACGTTGGCGGTCGGAAACCTCCTCAACCAGAAAGACAATTTCCGGCGGGAGATTTATGAAACCAGCCGGCTGGGCCCGGTCGCTTCGATTGAAGACCGCAACCGACGCTTCGGCCCGATTGCGATTTTCGAACTGCGCGGAACGCTCTAG
- the creD gene encoding cell envelope integrity protein CreD produces the protein MSETQMAGPPATPPPNPLTQFLPQRSAGLKLLLVCALALLMAIPALFVFGVVQDRRMGADRALEQISDSIGGRQSLLGPVLVLPYAKAVGPLTSDHQVFGHVIVFAEAGDAKADIDVSERRRGIHSIPVFDASVSFRAKFDPAKLRDSLPEGAEPIWDDARLYLGVSDMRGIREAFLVTANGKDVSMEPALQTAPGQNGYTPVPRADIRLAGGRIEGLETETRPLEIAARIRITGADRFAIGPFAKDTSMTLTSNWNDPSFQGGKLPDRHNVGEKGVDGFTASWRVPYLARGIPGAGKNIDLSEVNAPGWRDMAVRFIKQVSPYQSVERALKYAAMFIGFVFLAWFLLEVTSRARAHPAQYVLVGLAQSIFYILLLAFSERIGFDAAFVIAATMTVGLISAYATSVFRSRKYGLRALGILTGIYSLIYVLMRAESQALLAGALASFAAIALTMYMTRNIDWYGSRVSRTPA, from the coding sequence ATGTCTGAAACACAGATGGCCGGACCACCGGCCACACCCCCACCCAATCCCCTCACCCAATTCCTACCGCAGCGCTCTGCCGGCCTAAAGCTTCTTCTGGTCTGCGCCCTCGCTTTGCTGATGGCGATCCCTGCTCTGTTCGTGTTCGGCGTCGTGCAGGACCGGCGTATGGGCGCCGACCGGGCGCTGGAGCAGATCAGCGACTCAATTGGCGGGCGCCAAAGCCTGCTCGGCCCGGTCCTCGTGCTTCCCTATGCAAAGGCCGTCGGCCCGCTCACGTCTGACCATCAGGTCTTTGGACATGTCATCGTTTTTGCCGAAGCCGGCGACGCGAAAGCCGACATCGACGTGTCCGAGCGCAGGCGCGGCATTCATTCAATTCCCGTTTTCGACGCAAGTGTGTCGTTCCGCGCAAAATTCGATCCTGCAAAGCTGCGAGACAGTCTGCCAGAAGGCGCCGAACCGATCTGGGACGATGCCCGGCTTTATCTGGGTGTTTCCGACATGCGTGGCATCCGGGAAGCCTTCCTTGTCACGGCCAACGGAAAAGATGTCTCGATGGAACCCGCCCTTCAGACCGCACCAGGGCAGAACGGCTATACCCCTGTCCCCCGAGCCGACATACGCCTCGCCGGAGGCAGGATCGAAGGCCTCGAAACGGAGACCAGGCCGCTGGAAATTGCCGCCCGGATCCGCATCACCGGTGCTGACCGGTTTGCCATCGGCCCCTTCGCCAAGGACACATCCATGACATTGACCAGCAATTGGAATGATCCGAGCTTTCAGGGCGGCAAGCTGCCGGACAGGCACAATGTCGGTGAGAAAGGCGTCGACGGCTTTACGGCCAGCTGGCGGGTGCCTTATCTCGCGCGCGGCATTCCTGGCGCAGGCAAAAATATCGACCTCTCCGAAGTCAACGCACCCGGATGGCGCGACATGGCCGTGCGCTTCATCAAACAGGTCAGCCCTTATCAGAGCGTGGAGCGCGCCCTGAAATATGCCGCCATGTTCATCGGCTTCGTTTTCCTCGCCTGGTTCCTGCTCGAGGTGACCAGCAGAGCGCGGGCGCACCCGGCGCAATATGTGCTGGTCGGGCTCGCCCAGTCGATCTTCTATATCCTGCTGCTGGCCTTCTCGGAGCGGATCGGATTCGACGCGGCCTTCGTGATTGCCGCGACGATGACGGTGGGTCTGATCTCTGCCTATGCGACCAGCGTGTTCCGCTCACGCAAGTATGGCCTGCGCGCCCTCGGCATACTCACAGGCATCTACAGCCTGATCTATGTGTTGATGCGGGCAGAGAGCCAGGCCCTGCTTGCCGGGGCGCTGGCCAGTTTCGCGGCCATTGCGCTGACCATGTACATGACGCGCAATATCGACTGGTACGGATCACGCGTATCACGCACGCCCGCTTGA
- the murB gene encoding UDP-N-acetylmuramate dehydrogenase, which yields MTAFPLPSVRGKIIENAPLAPYTWFRVGGPADALFLPADEEDLGTFLTALDPAVPVTVLGVGSNVIVRDGGIRGVVIRLMGKYWGMAQALDGITMEARAGALDLSVAKAAAQNGIRGLEFLSGIPGSIGGATRTNAGCYGRELRDTLVALHGFRRDGSRAAYRGPGKPGAQPEAYFSYRHTDLPDDLIVTRLILEGNDTDAPEKILADIEQLQARRADTQPIKEKTSGSTFANPDPPGTPDQRSAWKLIDAAGCRGLKVGGAQVSPKHCNFLINTGDATAADLEALGELVRRRVLETQGVELRWEVRRIGQLASETA from the coding sequence ATGACGGCGTTTCCCCTCCCTTCCGTGCGCGGCAAGATCATCGAGAATGCCCCGCTGGCGCCTTATACCTGGTTCCGGGTCGGCGGGCCGGCGGATGCTCTGTTCCTGCCAGCAGACGAGGAAGACCTCGGCACTTTCCTCACGGCGCTGGACCCGGCCGTGCCCGTTACGGTGCTGGGCGTTGGCTCAAATGTCATCGTCCGCGATGGCGGCATCCGAGGCGTCGTGATCCGCCTGATGGGAAAATACTGGGGCATGGCCCAGGCCCTGGACGGGATCACAATGGAGGCCCGCGCCGGGGCGCTGGACCTGTCGGTCGCAAAAGCTGCTGCGCAGAACGGCATTCGCGGCCTCGAATTCCTCTCCGGCATTCCAGGCTCCATTGGCGGGGCAACGCGCACAAATGCCGGCTGCTATGGGCGGGAACTGCGCGACACGCTCGTGGCCCTGCACGGCTTCCGGCGCGACGGATCGCGCGCCGCCTATCGCGGGCCGGGCAAGCCGGGCGCCCAGCCGGAAGCGTATTTCTCCTACCGCCACACAGATTTGCCGGATGACCTGATCGTCACCCGGCTCATTCTGGAAGGCAATGATACCGATGCACCGGAAAAAATCCTCGCTGACATCGAACAGCTGCAGGCGCGCCGCGCCGACACGCAGCCGATCAAGGAAAAGACATCCGGCTCCACCTTCGCCAATCCGGATCCGCCGGGCACGCCGGATCAGCGCTCCGCCTGGAAGCTGATCGACGCGGCCGGCTGCCGGGGCCTGAAAGTCGGCGGCGCGCAGGTCTCGCCGAAGCATTGCAACTTCCTGATCAATACCGGCGACGCCACCGCCGCCGATCTTGAAGCGCTGGGCGAACTCGTCCGCCGGCGGGTGCTGGAAACGCAGGGCGTGGAACTTCGCTGGGAAGTGCGCCGCATCGGCCAGCTGGCCAGCGAAACGGCCTAG
- a CDS encoding cell division protein FtsQ/DivIB — MPKISRNQPPPKRKREPITFVDEVTGEEVRVSSVLFGFVMLIAIIVALAAWMGGSMSQIENRFAGFMDDTARMAGVSVNEVSVLGLEQDPGLQQEIRAAAMIEPGENMFRADPYIIRRRVEGTHKVLNVRVHRLWPDQVVIIADAAEPVAIWHDGTEWTVVDGLGRVIPDERASDHPDLVRVAGRGAPEAAPALVMALADAPAVTSDLAIATRINDRRWDMRLISGATVRLPEDVDLTSALGRLSDLQVRTALMQRPLKMIDLRNAGRVYLGPVNPPNFNAREIAARS; from the coding sequence ATGCCGAAGATAAGCCGCAACCAGCCCCCTCCGAAGCGCAAGCGCGAACCGATCACTTTCGTGGACGAAGTGACCGGCGAGGAAGTGCGCGTCTCATCCGTCCTCTTCGGCTTTGTCATGCTGATCGCCATCATCGTGGCGCTGGCCGCCTGGATGGGCGGATCCATGTCGCAGATCGAAAACCGGTTTGCCGGCTTCATGGACGATACCGCCCGCATGGCCGGTGTGTCCGTCAATGAAGTCTCCGTCCTCGGCCTCGAACAGGATCCGGGCCTGCAGCAGGAAATCCGCGCAGCCGCCATGATCGAGCCCGGCGAGAACATGTTCCGCGCCGATCCCTACATCATCCGCCGTCGCGTCGAGGGCACCCATAAGGTGCTTAACGTGCGCGTGCACCGCCTCTGGCCGGACCAGGTCGTGATTATAGCGGACGCTGCCGAGCCGGTTGCCATCTGGCATGACGGCACGGAGTGGACCGTGGTCGACGGCCTTGGCCGTGTCATCCCGGACGAGCGCGCCAGCGATCACCCGGATCTTGTCCGCGTCGCCGGACGCGGCGCCCCGGAAGCTGCCCCTGCCCTCGTCATGGCACTGGCCGATGCACCCGCTGTCACCAGCGATCTTGCCATTGCGACCCGTATCAATGACCGCCGCTGGGACATGCGCCTGATCTCCGGCGCCACCGTCCGCCTGCCGGAAGATGTCGACCTGACGAGCGCGCTTGGCCGCCTGAGCGACCTTCAGGTGCGTACCGCCCTGATGCAGCGCCCGCTGAAAATGATCGACCTGCGTAATGCCGGCCGCGTCTATCTCGGCCCGGTCAACCCGCCGAACTTCAACGCGCGCGAAATCGCGGCGCGGTCCTGA
- a CDS encoding D-alanine--D-alanine ligase has translation MKRVAVIYGGWSSEREVSISSGTQMLKAAQAAGYDAIGIDAGRDLAAQLTEVKPDAVLNGLHGPWGEDGCVQGLLEIMDLPYSHSGVLASALAMDKLKSKAVYRAAGLPVAEDRQVTREEAAAAHPLEPPYVVKPVNEGSSFGVLIVRKGANGPPQELLGESWHYGDYLMAEEFIPGRELTVAVLGDRALAVTEITTLRDYYDFDAKYSAGGSRHVIPADVPEHITAMAMDFALRAHQVLGCRGATRSDFRYDDKRDRLVILETNTQPGMTPTSLVPEQAAFVGMSFEDLVAWMIEDASCRR, from the coding sequence ATGAAACGTGTCGCAGTCATCTATGGCGGCTGGTCCTCTGAACGTGAGGTCTCGATTTCCTCGGGCACGCAGATGCTGAAGGCCGCGCAAGCCGCAGGCTATGACGCGATCGGTATCGATGCTGGCCGCGATCTGGCCGCCCAGCTGACAGAGGTGAAGCCAGATGCCGTGCTCAATGGCCTGCATGGCCCCTGGGGCGAAGATGGCTGCGTGCAGGGCCTGCTGGAGATCATGGACCTGCCCTATTCCCATTCCGGCGTGCTGGCGTCTGCCCTCGCCATGGACAAGCTGAAATCCAAGGCGGTCTACCGCGCCGCGGGCCTGCCCGTGGCCGAAGACAGGCAGGTCACCCGCGAAGAGGCGGCCGCGGCTCATCCGCTGGAGCCACCCTATGTGGTGAAACCCGTCAATGAAGGCTCCAGTTTCGGCGTCCTGATCGTGCGCAAGGGCGCCAATGGCCCACCGCAGGAACTGCTGGGCGAGAGCTGGCATTATGGCGACTATCTCATGGCCGAGGAATTCATTCCCGGCCGCGAACTGACCGTCGCCGTTCTGGGCGACCGGGCCCTCGCCGTGACAGAGATCACGACCTTAAGGGACTATTACGATTTCGATGCAAAATATTCAGCTGGTGGATCACGTCATGTGATCCCGGCAGACGTGCCTGAGCACATCACCGCCATGGCGATGGATTTCGCCTTGCGGGCACATCAGGTCCTTGGCTGCCGGGGTGCGACGCGATCCGACTTTCGCTACGACGACAAGAGAGACCGGCTCGTGATCCTTGAGACAAATACCCAGCCAGGCATGACGCCGACCTCACTTGTCCCTGAACAGGCCGCCTTCGTGGGCATGTCCTTCGAAGACCTGGTCGCATGGATGATTGAGGACGCTTCATGCCGAAGATAA
- the lpxC gene encoding UDP-3-O-acyl-N-acetylglucosamine deacetylase: MSRFGMEMQQTIERPAMCAGVGVHSGEKARLVLKPAPVGTGVVFRRTDLGLKNASILAHATNVSDVQLGTTISNGNGVSVAVVEHLMAAVCGLGIDNLLIEIDGPEVPIMDGSSAVYCELLLQAGLKQQTAPRRRIRILETIEIVDGPKRASLSPSPDNHLTLRARIEYDNSVIGIQQMALRLAPGMFARDLAFARTYGFARDVEMLRSMGLARGGSLDNAVVIDDDEAIMNPEGLRIEDEFVRHKMLDAVGDLMLAGAPIAGAYDAVQPGHALNNKLVRKLLETPEAWCWESDADTDLVSQAVRAGAAI; this comes from the coding sequence GTGAGTAGATTTGGCATGGAAATGCAGCAGACCATCGAGCGGCCGGCCATGTGCGCCGGCGTCGGCGTCCATAGCGGCGAAAAAGCCCGGCTGGTGCTTAAACCGGCCCCGGTGGGCACAGGCGTCGTTTTCCGCCGGACCGATCTTGGCCTGAAGAATGCCAGCATCCTCGCCCACGCAACCAATGTTTCCGACGTCCAGCTCGGCACCACTATCTCGAACGGGAATGGCGTGTCTGTCGCGGTCGTCGAACACCTGATGGCAGCCGTCTGCGGCCTTGGCATCGACAATCTCCTGATCGAGATCGACGGGCCGGAAGTGCCGATCATGGACGGCTCCTCGGCGGTCTATTGCGAATTGCTGCTGCAGGCCGGCCTGAAACAGCAGACGGCGCCGCGCCGCCGCATCCGTATTCTCGAAACCATCGAAATCGTCGACGGGCCGAAGCGTGCGTCGCTGTCGCCTTCTCCCGACAACCACCTCACGCTGCGCGCCCGGATTGAGTATGACAACAGCGTCATCGGCATCCAGCAGATGGCCCTGCGCCTTGCCCCCGGCATGTTTGCCCGTGACCTCGCCTTCGCCCGCACCTATGGCTTTGCCCGCGATGTCGAGATGCTGCGCTCCATGGGCCTTGCCCGCGGCGGTTCGCTCGACAATGCCGTCGTGATCGATGACGACGAAGCGATCATGAACCCGGAAGGCCTGCGCATCGAGGATGAGTTCGTGCGCCACAAGATGCTGGACGCGGTGGGAGACCTGATGCTGGCCGGTGCGCCGATTGCGGGCGCCTATGATGCCGTGCAGCCGGGCCATGCCCTCAACAACAAGCTGGTCCGCAAGCTTCTGGAGACGCCAGAGGCCTGGTGCTGGGAAAGCGACGCCGATACCGACCTCGTCTCACAAGCCGTGCGCGCCGGGGCCGCGATCTAG
- the ftsA gene encoding cell division protein FtsA has product MANVQSRRAPRMGRSQTGTVAALDIGCSKITCLIGRNDGSGPRSFRILGAGRQQSRGFTGGTITDMEGLERAIRLAVEDAEREAGEQISNVMLGITGQKLASTLVTARIAIDGREINQKDVRRIQAQALAKIPARGEETLAAWPVAYRVDEQEGVREPQGMYANELSLLLSVVTAPKSVVKNLVECVGRAHIGVTALIPSSIASGAGTLIDDEIENGAICIDMGAGVTAVSVYLNGSPAWLGLVPAGGSHVTSDLAQGLGTTFAAAERLKSVYGTANLEGPGLAERIEVPRLGDDGRLQATRMERGQLAAIIAPRVEETFEFVRQTLDSSGVRKVLPHRVVLTGGASQLPGVRDVASRILQAPVRLGRPTIAEFLGETLATPAFSTASGLLLYSELGFADAVRAAASRKDGPESRSGVVNKVFHWLEENF; this is encoded by the coding sequence ATGGCGAACGTCCAGTCCCGCCGGGCCCCGCGTATGGGCCGTTCGCAGACCGGCACGGTGGCGGCGCTGGACATCGGCTGTTCGAAAATCACCTGCCTGATCGGCCGCAATGACGGATCCGGCCCACGCAGCTTCCGCATCCTCGGCGCCGGGCGCCAGCAGTCTCGCGGCTTCACCGGCGGCACGATCACCGACATGGAAGGCCTCGAACGCGCCATCCGCCTCGCCGTGGAGGACGCCGAACGCGAAGCCGGTGAACAGATCTCCAATGTGATGCTCGGCATCACCGGACAGAAACTGGCCTCCACGCTGGTGACCGCACGGATCGCGATCGACGGACGCGAGATCAACCAGAAAGACGTGCGCCGCATCCAGGCCCAGGCGCTGGCGAAGATCCCGGCGCGCGGCGAAGAGACCCTCGCCGCCTGGCCGGTTGCCTACCGCGTCGACGAGCAGGAAGGCGTGCGCGAGCCGCAGGGCATGTATGCCAATGAGCTGAGCCTGCTTCTGTCGGTCGTCACCGCACCGAAATCGGTGGTGAAGAACCTCGTCGAATGCGTGGGCCGCGCACATATCGGCGTGACGGCCCTGATCCCCTCGTCCATTGCGAGCGGCGCAGGCACGCTGATCGACGACGAAATCGAGAATGGCGCGATCTGTATCGACATGGGCGCTGGCGTGACGGCCGTCTCTGTTTACCTCAACGGCTCTCCGGCCTGGCTGGGCCTCGTTCCGGCGGGCGGATCACATGTGACATCCGACCTGGCACAAGGCCTCGGCACGACGTTCGCTGCCGCCGAGCGCCTGAAAAGCGTCTATGGCACGGCCAATCTTGAAGGCCCAGGCCTCGCCGAAAGGATTGAAGTTCCCCGCCTTGGCGACGATGGCCGCCTGCAGGCAACGCGCATGGAGCGCGGCCAGCTGGCAGCGATCATCGCCCCGCGGGTGGAAGAGACGTTCGAATTCGTCCGCCAGACCCTCGATTCCAGTGGTGTACGCAAAGTACTCCCCCACCGGGTCGTGCTGACAGGCGGCGCCTCGCAGCTGCCGGGCGTGCGCGACGTCGCCAGCCGCATCCTGCAGGCACCAGTGCGGCTTGGGCGCCCGACCATCGCCGAGTTTCTGGGCGAAACACTGGCAACACCAGCTTTCTCCACAGCCTCCGGTCTGCTACTGTATTCCGAGTTGGGGTTTGCGGACGCAGTCAGGGCAGCTGCTTCGCGCAAGGACGGACCTGAGTCGAGAAGCGGCGTGGTGAACAAAGTGTTCCATTGGCTCGAAGAAAATTTCTGA
- a CDS encoding outer membrane protein assembly factor BamD, whose amino-acid sequence MKPAKPLALALIAVAVSLTACQNREKRQRELAYVERPVEQLYNQAGRELDQHDYETAILLFNEVERQHPYSEWARKAMMMTAYAHYQRHDYDETIAAAQRYISLHPGGTEAAYAYYLIAISQFEQIVDVGRDQGMTVQTKASLQDVLRRFPDSKYARDAQVKLDMVNDQLAGKEMEVGRWYLRSNQTLAAINRFRTVVKDYDETSHSEEALYRLVEAYLSLGMRPQATEAAATLGYNYPDSDWYRMAYQLMTSEGIMIDTSAPKRTLLQRLIPGGK is encoded by the coding sequence ATGAAGCCTGCCAAGCCCCTTGCCCTCGCCCTGATTGCCGTGGCTGTCAGCCTCACCGCATGCCAGAACCGGGAAAAGCGCCAGCGCGAACTGGCCTATGTCGAACGCCCGGTCGAGCAGCTCTACAATCAGGCAGGCCGCGAGCTGGACCAGCACGACTATGAGACAGCCATCCTGCTGTTCAACGAAGTCGAGCGGCAGCACCCCTATTCCGAATGGGCCCGCAAGGCGATGATGATGACCGCCTACGCCCACTATCAGCGCCATGACTATGACGAGACCATCGCGGCCGCGCAGCGTTACATCTCCCTGCATCCGGGCGGCACGGAAGCAGCTTATGCCTATTACCTGATCGCCATCAGCCAGTTCGAGCAGATCGTCGATGTCGGCCGCGACCAGGGCATGACCGTGCAGACCAAAGCCTCGCTGCAGGACGTTCTGCGCCGTTTTCCCGACAGCAAATATGCCCGCGACGCGCAGGTGAAGCTGGACATGGTCAATGACCAGCTGGCTGGCAAGGAGATGGAAGTCGGCCGCTGGTACCTGCGATCCAACCAGACGCTGGCAGCGATCAACCGGTTCCGTACGGTGGTGAAGGATTATGACGAGACGTCCCACTCCGAAGAAGCGCTCTACCGTCTCGTCGAGGCCTATCTTTCGCTCGGTATGCGCCCACAGGCCACCGAAGCGGCTGCGACGCTCGGCTACAATTATCCGGACTCTGACTGGTACAGGATGGCTTACCAGCTGATGACGTCTGAAGGCATCATGATCGATACGTCGGCGCCGAAACGCACACTGCTGCAGCGGCTGATCCCGGGCGGCAAATAG
- the ftsZ gene encoding cell division protein FtsZ, with amino-acid sequence MNYELKPRILVFGVGGAGGNAVDNMIEANLQGVEFIAANTDAQALSRSKADTRIQLGPVTTSGLGAGARPEIGEKAAEESIDEIKQQLEGAHMVFIAAGMGGGTGTGAAPVIARAAREMEILTVAVVTKPFGFEGNRRMHVAESGLDLIRSHVDTMIVVPNQNLFRIANDRTTFAEAFRMADDVLYSGVRGITDLMVMPGLINLDFADVSSIMHGMGTAMMGMGEATGENRALEAARQAIDNPLLDDISMKGAKGVLINITGGYDMTLFELDEAANEIRREVDADANIILGSAFDTELEGRLRVSVIAAGVEANFTAQPAVEQETVRQPIAAPVEDPEPEIEAEAETAEPAETQMEDAPGEAPAPAADEDRPTIITHRPTPAEAEAAADTAHQEETHYEGAEGDEEVSADSVFSARRDAPVAEKPKAEQSGSGFANLFGWRRNTPQGENDDAAEPAPIVSSPDDHPEPAPFDDADLEIPAFLRRSANH; translated from the coding sequence ATGAATTATGAACTGAAGCCCAGGATCCTGGTCTTTGGCGTCGGCGGTGCCGGTGGCAACGCAGTCGACAACATGATCGAAGCGAACCTGCAGGGCGTCGAGTTCATTGCAGCCAATACCGACGCGCAGGCCCTCTCGCGGTCGAAAGCCGATACGCGCATCCAGCTTGGCCCGGTCACCACGTCCGGTCTTGGCGCCGGCGCGCGTCCGGAAATCGGCGAAAAGGCCGCCGAAGAATCCATCGACGAGATCAAGCAGCAGCTTGAAGGCGCACACATGGTGTTCATCGCTGCCGGCATGGGCGGCGGCACCGGCACAGGCGCAGCCCCCGTGATCGCTCGCGCGGCCCGCGAAATGGAAATCCTCACCGTTGCCGTCGTGACCAAGCCGTTCGGCTTTGAAGGCAACCGCCGCATGCACGTGGCCGAAAGCGGGCTGGACCTGATCCGCTCCCATGTCGACACGATGATCGTGGTGCCGAACCAGAACCTCTTCCGCATCGCCAATGACCGCACGACCTTCGCCGAAGCCTTCCGCATGGCTGACGATGTGCTCTATTCCGGCGTGCGCGGCATTACCGACCTCATGGTCATGCCCGGCCTGATCAATCTCGACTTCGCCGATGTCAGCTCGATCATGCACGGCATGGGCACCGCGATGATGGGCATGGGCGAAGCGACCGGCGAGAACCGCGCCCTGGAAGCGGCACGGCAGGCCATCGACAATCCGCTGCTGGACGACATCTCGATGAAGGGCGCCAAGGGCGTGCTCATCAACATTACCGGCGGCTATGACATGACCCTGTTCGAACTGGACGAGGCCGCCAACGAGATCCGCCGCGAAGTGGATGCCGATGCGAACATCATTCTCGGGTCGGCCTTCGACACCGAACTGGAAGGCCGTCTGCGCGTCTCCGTGATTGCTGCGGGCGTCGAGGCAAACTTCACCGCGCAGCCTGCCGTCGAACAGGAAACGGTCCGCCAGCCGATCGCGGCCCCGGTTGAAGATCCGGAACCCGAAATCGAAGCCGAAGCGGAAACCGCTGAACCGGCTGAAACGCAAATGGAAGACGCGCCCGGCGAGGCCCCTGCCCCGGCCGCGGATGAAGACCGTCCGACCATTATTACACACCGGCCGACGCCGGCTGAGGCAGAAGCCGCAGCTGACACGGCCCATCAGGAAGAAACCCACTACGAAGGCGCAGAAGGAGACGAAGAAGTGTCTGCAGATTCCGTATTCTCCGCCCGTCGCGACGCGCCCGTCGCCGAAAAACCGAAAGCCGAGCAAAGCGGATCGGGCTTTGCCAATCTGTTCGGCTGGCGCCGCAACACGCCGCAGGGCGAAAACGACGATGCCGCGGAACCGGCACCGATCGTCTCTTCGCCGGACGATCATCCGGAACCGGCCCCGTTCGACGATGCGGACCTTGAGATTCCTGCTTTCCTGCGCCGGTCTGCCAATCACTGA